A DNA window from Streptomyces canus contains the following coding sequences:
- the purE gene encoding 5-(carboxyamino)imidazole ribonucleotide mutase, producing MSPVVGIVMGSDSDWHVMEAAAQALDEFEIAYEVDVVSAHRMPREMITYGEQAAERGLKVIIAGAGGAAHLPGMLASVTPLPVIGVPVPLKYLDGMDSLLSIVQMPAGVPVATVSVAGARNAGLLAARILAAHDEELLGRMREFQQELNDQATEKGKRLRAKVEGSSGFGFGK from the coding sequence ATGAGCCCCGTTGTTGGTATCGTCATGGGTTCGGACAGCGACTGGCACGTCATGGAGGCCGCCGCCCAGGCACTCGACGAGTTCGAGATCGCGTACGAGGTCGACGTCGTCTCCGCGCACCGCATGCCGCGCGAGATGATCACGTACGGCGAGCAGGCGGCCGAGCGGGGCCTGAAGGTGATCATCGCGGGCGCGGGTGGCGCCGCCCACCTTCCCGGCATGCTCGCCTCCGTGACCCCCCTTCCGGTGATCGGCGTCCCGGTCCCGCTGAAGTACCTCGACGGCATGGACAGCCTCCTGTCCATCGTGCAGATGCCGGCCGGTGTCCCCGTCGCGACCGTCTCCGTCGCCGGTGCCCGCAACGCCGGTCTGCTCGCGGCCCGGATCCTCGCCGCCCACGACGAGGAACTCCTCGGCCGCATGCGGGAGTTCCAGCAGGAGCTCAACGACCAGGCGACCGAGAAGGGCAAGCGCCTGCGCGCCAAGGTCGAAGGCTCCAGCGGCTTCGGCTTCGGCAAGTGA
- a CDS encoding 5-(carboxyamino)imidazole ribonucleotide synthase: protein MTFPVVGMVGGGQLARMTHEAGIPLGIRFKLLSDTPQDSAAQVVSDVVIGDYRDLDTLRDFARGCDVITFDHEHVPTEHLRALEADGIPVRPGPDALVHAQDKGVMRARLDAIGVPCPRHRIVSDPQDVAAFAAEGDGFPVVLKTVRGGYDGKGVWVVDSVEEAADPFQAGVPVLAEEKVDYVRELAANVVRSPHGQAVAYPVVESQQVNGVCDTVIAPAPGLDEALALKAEQLALSIAKELDVVGHLAVELFQTRDGRVLVNELAMRPHNSGHWSMDGAITSQFANHVRAVLDLPLGDPRPRAKWTVMVNVLGGDFPHMYSAYLHCMARDPKLKIHMYGKDVKPGRKVGHVNTYGDDLDDVLERARHAAGYLRGTITE from the coding sequence GTGACGTTCCCCGTAGTCGGCATGGTCGGCGGAGGCCAGCTCGCTCGTATGACACACGAGGCAGGCATTCCGCTCGGCATCAGGTTCAAGCTCCTCAGTGACACCCCTCAGGATTCCGCGGCGCAGGTGGTGAGCGACGTCGTCATCGGCGACTATCGCGACCTCGACACGCTGCGCGACTTCGCGCGCGGGTGCGACGTGATCACCTTCGATCACGAACACGTACCCACCGAGCACCTCAGGGCCCTGGAGGCGGACGGCATCCCCGTGCGCCCCGGCCCCGACGCGCTCGTGCACGCCCAGGACAAGGGCGTGATGCGCGCGCGGCTCGACGCGATCGGCGTCCCGTGCCCACGGCACCGGATCGTCAGCGATCCCCAGGACGTGGCGGCCTTCGCGGCGGAGGGCGACGGCTTCCCCGTCGTCCTCAAGACCGTCCGCGGCGGCTACGACGGCAAGGGCGTGTGGGTCGTCGACTCCGTCGAGGAGGCCGCGGACCCCTTCCAGGCGGGCGTTCCCGTCCTCGCCGAGGAGAAGGTCGACTACGTCCGCGAGCTCGCCGCCAACGTCGTACGGTCGCCGCACGGCCAGGCCGTCGCCTACCCGGTCGTCGAGTCCCAGCAGGTGAACGGCGTCTGCGACACCGTGATCGCCCCCGCGCCCGGCCTCGACGAGGCCCTCGCCCTCAAGGCCGAGCAGCTGGCCCTGTCCATCGCCAAGGAACTGGACGTCGTCGGCCACCTCGCCGTCGAGCTCTTCCAGACCCGCGACGGCCGCGTCCTCGTCAACGAACTGGCGATGCGCCCGCACAACTCGGGCCACTGGTCGATGGACGGCGCGATCACCTCCCAGTTCGCCAACCACGTCAGGGCCGTCCTCGACCTCCCGCTCGGCGACCCGCGCCCCCGCGCGAAGTGGACCGTCATGGTCAACGTCCTCGGCGGCGACTTCCCCCACATGTACTCCGCGTACCTGCACTGCATGGCCCGCGACCCCAAGCTGAAGATCCACATGTACGGCAAGGACGTGAAGCCCGGCCGCAAGGTCGGCCACGTCAACACCTACGGCGACGACCTGGACGACGTTCTCGAACGCGCACGTCACGCTGCCGGCTACCTGAGAGGCACGATCACAGAATGA
- a CDS encoding GtrA family protein, with product MGHGSSGLRRILREVAKFGAVGGAGLLVNLVVFNLVRHLTELPVVRASVVATVVAIVFNYIGFRYFTYRDRDKSGRTKELTLFLLFSVVGLVIENGILYAATYGFGWDSPLQSNIFKFVGIGIATLFRFWSYRSWVFKTLPAREAVASAESFLEAAEQAAVRKPPRPRQRML from the coding sequence ATGGGACATGGTTCCTCAGGGCTGCGAAGGATCCTTCGCGAGGTCGCCAAGTTCGGTGCGGTGGGCGGAGCGGGCCTCCTCGTCAACCTCGTCGTGTTCAACCTCGTACGGCATCTCACCGAGCTTCCGGTGGTCCGTGCGAGCGTCGTCGCCACGGTCGTGGCGATCGTCTTCAACTACATAGGGTTCCGGTACTTCACGTACCGCGACCGCGACAAGAGCGGCCGCACGAAGGAACTGACGCTGTTCCTGCTGTTCAGCGTGGTCGGCCTGGTCATCGAGAACGGCATCCTGTACGCCGCGACCTATGGCTTCGGCTGGGACAGCCCCCTCCAGAGCAACATCTTCAAGTTCGTCGGCATCGGCATCGCCACCCTCTTCCGCTTCTGGTCCTACCGCAGCTGGGTCTTCAAGACCCTCCCCGCCCGCGAGGCGGTGGCGAGCGCGGAGTCGTTCCTGGAGGCGGCGGAGCAGGCGGCGGTCAGGAAGCCGCCCCGGCCCAGGCAGCGGATGCTCTGA
- a CDS encoding response regulator transcription factor, producing the protein MTRVLLAEDDASISEPLARALRREGYEVEVREDGPTALDAGMQGGIDLVVLDLGLPGMDGLEVARRLRAEGHAVPILILTARADEVDTVVGLDAGADDYVTKPFRLAELLARVRALLRRGASEPAQPPATHGVRIDVESHRAWMGDEELQLTAKEFDLLRVLVRDAGRVVTRDQLMREVWDTTWWSSTKTLDMHISWLRKKLGDDAANPRYIATVRGVGFRFEKS; encoded by the coding sequence CCGCGCCCTGCGCCGGGAAGGGTACGAGGTCGAGGTGCGTGAGGACGGCCCCACCGCACTCGACGCCGGAATGCAGGGCGGCATCGACCTGGTCGTCCTCGACCTGGGTCTGCCCGGCATGGACGGCCTCGAGGTGGCCCGCCGACTGCGCGCCGAGGGCCACGCCGTACCGATCCTCATCCTGACCGCACGTGCCGACGAGGTGGACACCGTCGTCGGTCTCGACGCGGGCGCCGACGACTACGTGACCAAGCCCTTCCGGCTCGCCGAGCTGCTGGCCCGGGTCCGGGCCCTGCTGCGACGCGGGGCGTCCGAGCCGGCCCAGCCGCCGGCCACCCACGGGGTGCGCATCGACGTCGAGTCGCACCGGGCGTGGATGGGCGACGAGGAACTCCAGCTCACCGCGAAGGAGTTCGACCTGCTGCGGGTGCTGGTGCGGGACGCGGGACGGGTGGTGACCCGGGACCAGCTGATGCGCGAGGTCTGGGACACGACGTGGTGGTCGTCGACCAAGACGCTCGACATGCACATCTCGTGGCTTCGCAAGAAGCTCGGCGACGACGCGGCCAACCCGCGCTACATCGCGACGGTACGAGGAGTGGGCTTCCGCTTCGAGAAGAGCTGA